One segment of Tetrapisispora phaffii CBS 4417 chromosome 1, complete genome DNA contains the following:
- the CHS3 gene encoding chitin synthase CHS3 (similar to Saccharomyces cerevisiae CHS3 (YBR023C); ancestral locus Anc_3.223), with the protein MSLGHYDNDDDDNYYLSNFNEEDGAVRNGNNGTGVSRLNSTRNRNRNRNSLLSNHSNGNGRMNSFRLPARNNSLIRPERRRSHNSKENNPNYHSLQKKLQLQSHNRNNYIEINNDIPVYTNTDPANNRFSITSNIYEMDELNIQNDGHAIDDDDLNNTVDDDNYNNTRNRNSVRNFDDKSENTKNDYIQFHDQEVDDDFDTILNGNDDTDALLNKETYTFKRKKNFSLWELYYTVLTFWAPAPLLALFGLKSLDRQTAWRDKIALISIIFYLAAIIGFIIYGCSKTICKTQALRFKNDEVSLNYLIINGKAYNLERSSHPGVAGIDAGTNVLYPPINAGGMDATFLFQNVNGNCHNLITALDNSTIPTDDDGNMAWYFPCKLRNPDGSTQVNFTESEYYSGWACHTSETARESFYELDSTADIYFTWDDIRNSTRNLVVYNGHVLDLDLINWFDRDQLEYPVLFDDLKNWNLQGYDLSVLLTTSHEKKIGRCLTEIIKVGEIDSKTIGCIASDIILYLSLIFILSVVIFKFIVACYFRWFIAKTQGAFETDNRTMDEHTNQIEDWSENIYSQGPVKSVATTMRSRSKSISDQLNKNNKKTFFYSDDGSQDIENNYGEFNDNDPIKYGSINGMVTMSTQQLSLGDVDEEIIELQSATFCNSKKNQLSQFKYRNKKESLSTQSLLLSETTMSPAPGIKNNVSNVDTLDPSNIHPDIVQQPPIDFMPYNFPFIHAICFVTCYSEGEDSIRTTLDSIATTDYPNSHKLIMVVCDGLIKGSGNDVSTPDITLGMMKDFVVEPKNVEAHSYVAVAAGKKRHNMAKVYAGFYNYDDDTVPIEKQQQVPMITIVKCGTPEEQVSAKPGNRGKRDSQIILMSFLQKITFDERMSQLEYQILSNIWQITGLMASFYECVLMVDADTKVFPDSLTHMVAELVRDPNISGLCGETKIANKSDTWITAIQVFEYFISHHLSKAFESVFGSVTCLPGCFSIYRIKSPKGHDGYWVPILANPDIVERYSDNVTDTLHKKNLLLLGEDRYLSSLMLGTFPKKKQIFVRKAACKTVVPDTFKVLLSQRRRWINSTIHNLFELVLIKDLCGVFCFSMQFVIGMELIGTLVLPLALASTLYVIFYAIASQTAPIVTLVLLAIILGLPGVLVVLTATKAIYLMWMLIYLFALPVWTFVLPIYAFWKFDDFSWGETRTISGGEGAEEADEGQFDSSNIKMRTWREFERSEKRERGEL; encoded by the coding sequence ATGAGTTTGGGTCATTATGATAATGACGATGACGATAATTATTATCTATCGaattttaatgaagaaGACGGTGCGGTAAGGAATGGCAACAATGGTACCGGGGTCAGTAGGTTAAACTCAACAAGAAATAGAAATAGAAATAGAAATTCTTTACTCAGTAACCATTCTAATGGTAATGGAAGAATGAACTCTTTCCGTTTGCCAGCAAGAAATAATTCGTTAATTAGACcagaaagaagaagaagtcataattcaaaagaaaataatcCAAATTATCACTCattgcaaaaaaaattgcaaTTACAATCGCATAACCgtaataattatatagaaattaataatgatattcCAGTCTATACAAACACAGATCCTGCGAATAATAGATTCAGTATCACTAGTAATATTTATGAAATGgatgaattaaatattcaaaatgaCGGACATGCAATTGATGACGATGATTTAAACAACACTgtagatgatgataattataataacacAAGGAATCGTAATAGTGTCAGGAATTTCGATGATAAATCagaaaatacaaaaaatgattatattcaatttcatGACCAAGAGgttgatgatgattttgaCACTATATTGAATGGTAATGATGATACTGATgctttattaaataaagaaacgTATACTTTCAAaaggaagaaaaattttagTCTTTGGGAATTATATTATACTGTTCTAACATTTTGGGCTCCAGCTCCATTATTAGCATTGTTTGGTTTAAAGAGTTTAGATAGACAGACGGCTTGGAGAGATAAAATAGCTTTgatttcaattattttctatctGGCTGCAATCATTggtttcattatttatgGTTGCTCGAAAACAATTTGTAAAACACAAGCTTTGcgttttaaaaatgatgaagtttctttaaattatttaattataaatggTAAAGCCTATAATTTAGAAAGGTCATCACATCCGGGTGTAGCAGGCATTGATGCAGGCACAAATGTGTTATATCCACCAATTAATGCAGGAGGTATGGATGCGACGTTTTTATTCCAAAATGTAAATGGTAATTGCCATAATTTAATTACTGCATTGGATAATTCAACTATTCCAACAGATGATGATGGTAATATGGCTTGGTATTTCCCTTGTAAATTAAGAAACCCAGATGGTTCAACACAAGTGAATTTCACTGAATCCGAATATTATAGTGGCTGGGCATGTCATACTTCGGAAACCGCTAGAGAATCATTCTATGAGCTAGATAGTACAGCGGACATTTACTTCACCTGGGATGATATTAGAAATTCAACAAGAAATTTAGTGGTCTATAATGGACATGTGTTAGATTTAGATTTGATTAATTGGTTCGATAGAGATCAACTTGAATACCctgttttatttgatgatttaaaaaattggaatttACAAGGTTATGATTTATCAGTTTTATTAACAACTTCacatgaaaaaaaaattggtaGATGTTTAACAGAAATTATAAAAGTCGGCGAGATTGATAGCAAAACTATTGGTTGCATTGCATCTGATATAatcttatatttatcattgatattcattttatcagttgttatctttaaatttattgtagCTTGTTATTTCCGTTGGTTTATTGCTAAAACCCAAGGTGCATTCGAAACTGATAATAGAACAATGGATGAGCATACTAATCAGATTGAAGATTGGtctgaaaatatatattctcaAGGTCCAGTGAAAAGTGTAGCAACTACAATGAGGAGTAGAAGCAAATCAATATCTGATcaattaaacaaaaataataaaaaaacatttttctATTCAGATGATGGGAGTcaagatattgaaaataattatgGGGAATTCAATGATAATGATCCAATCAAGTATGGTTCTATAAATGGTATGGTCACTATGAGTACACAGCAATTAAGCTTAGGTGATGTTGATGAAGAGATTATTGAACTTCAATCAGCAACATTTTGTAACAGCAAGAAAAATCAACTATCCCAATTTAAGTATCGAAATAAGAAGGAAAGTTTATCCACTCAATCATTACTCTTAAGTGAAACCACCATGTCTCCAGCGCCAGGTATCAAAAACAATGTTAGCAATGTTGATACTTTAGATCCATCAAATATTCATCCAGATATTGTACAACAGCCACCAATTGATTTTATGCCTTATAACTTCCCTTTTATTCATGCAATTTGTTTTGTCACTTGCTACTCAGAAGGTGAAGATAGTATAAGAACTACCTTGGATTCTATTGCTACAACAGATTATCCAAATTCtcataaattaattatggTTGTTTGTGACGGTTTGATTAAAGGGTCAGGTAATGATGTGTCTACTCCCGATATTACATTAGGTATGATGAAAGATTTTGTTGTGGAGCCAAAAAATGTGGAAGCACATTCATATGTTGCAGTCGCAGCAGGTAAAAAGAGACACAATATGGCTAAGGTTTACGCGGGcttttataattatgatGATGACACAGTTCCAATTGAAAAACAGCAACAAGTTCCAATGATTACTATTGTCAAATGTGGTACACCAGAAGAACAAGTTTCCGCAAAACCTGGTAATAGAGGTAAACGTGATTCccaaattattttgatgTCTTTCTTACAAAAAATTACTTTTGATGAAAGAATGTCTCAGTTagaatatcaaatattaagtAATATATGGCAGATAACTGGTTTAATGGCAAGTTTCTATGAATGTGTATTAATGGTAGATGCAGATACAAAAGTATTCCCAGATTCATTGACACATATGGTTGCTGAATTAGTAAGGGATCCGAATATATCTGGATTATGTGGTGAAACTAAAATTGCTAATAAATCAGATACTTGGATAACAGCTATTCAagtatttgaatattttatatcgCATCATTTATCAAAAGCTTTTGAATCAGTTTTTGGTTCAGTTACATGTTTGCCAGGCTGTTTTTCTATTTATCGTATTAAGAGTCCAAAAGGTCATGATGGGTACTGGGTACCTATTTTAGCAAATCCTGATATTGTCGAACGTTATTCTGATAACGTTACTGATACATTGCATAAAAAAAACCTGTTATTATTAGGTGAAGATAGATATTTATCCTCGTTAATGTTAGGGACATTTCCTAAAAAGAAACAGATTTTTGTCCGAAAAGCTGCCTGTAAAACTGTTGTACCAGACACGTTTAAAGTTCTTTTATCGCAACGTCGTCGTTGGATTAATTCAACTATTCATAATTTGTTTGAGTTAGTCTTGATAAAGGATTTATGTGGTGTTTTCTGTTTCTCAATGCAATTTGTAATTGGTATGGAATTGATAGGGACATTAGTTCTTCCATTAGCATTAGCATCGACACTATATGTAATTTTCTATGCAATTGCTTCCCAGACGGCTCCTATTGTGACATTGGTTTTGTTAGCCATCATCCTAGGTCTACCCGGTGTTTTAGTGGTACTCACTGCTACTAAAGcgatatatttaatgtgGATGCTAATTTACCTTTTCGCTTTGCCTGTCTGGACTTTTGTACTACCTATATATGcattttggaaatttgACGACTTTAGTTGGGGTGAGACAAGAACTATTAGTGGTGGAGAAGGTGCTGAAGAGGCTGATGAAGGTCAATTTGATTCTTCTAACATCAAAATGAGAACTTGGAGAGAATTTGAAAGGTCAGAAAAGAGGGAGAGAGGTGAGCTTTAA